One genomic region from Apodemus sylvaticus chromosome 1, mApoSyl1.1, whole genome shotgun sequence encodes:
- the Tmem262 gene encoding cation channel sperm-associated auxiliary subunit TMEM262, with product MRWRDRIAVLCFPPGLMLTVAALILFFIHMGVFASDVHNFCVIHHYDRMSFRYTVVLIFSQVMSIGWAAMGSLYAEMTGDKFLRCFSLTVLILNGAMFFNRLSLEFLAINYREERH from the exons ATGCGGTGGCGGGACCGCATCGCTGTGCTGTGCTTCCCTCCCGGCCTGATGCTCACTGTAGCTGCACTCATTCTCTTCTTCATACACATGGGTGTCTTTGCTAGTGACGTTCACAACTTCTGTGTCATCCACCACTACGACCGCATGAGCTTCCGATACACGGTTGTACTGATA TTCTCCCAGGTGATGAGCATCGGCTGGGCTGCCATGGGGTCACTCTACGCAGAGATGACCGGTGACAAGTTTCTTAGATGCTTTTCTCTGACCGTCCTAA TCCTCAATGGAGCCATGTTCTTCAATCGCCTGTCCCTGGAGTTTCTGGCCATCAATTACCGAGAGGAGAGACACTGA
- the Vps51 gene encoding vacuolar protein sorting-associated protein 51 homolog yields MKDRLFSTSLWSPEVLSFPSPASPLCVEVGAMAAAAAVGPGDSPEGPEADAPERRRKAHGMLKLYYGLSEGEATGHSAGPDPLDPTDLNGAHFDPEVYLDKLRRECPLAQLMDSETDMVRQIRALDSDMQTLVYENYNKFISATDTIRKMKNDFRKMEDEMDRLATNMAVITNFSARISATLQDRHERITKLAGVHALLRKLQFLFELPSRLTKCVELGAYGQAVRYQGRARAVLQQYQHLPSFRAIQDDCQVITARLAQQLRQRFREGCSGAPEQAECVELLLALGEPAEELCEEFLAHARGRLEEELSSLESELGPAPPAPDVLEFTDRGGSGFVGGLCQVAAAYQELFATQGPAGAEKLAAFAQELGGRYFALVERRLAQEQGGSDNSLLVRALDRFHRRLRAPGALLAAAGLSESATEIVERVARERLSHHLQGLKAAFLSCLTDVRQALAAPRLAGKEGPSLAELLANVASSILSHIKASLASVHLFTAKEVSFSNKPYFRGEFCSQGVREGLIVGFIRSMCQTAQSFCDSPGEKGGATPPALLLLLSRLCLDYETATISYILTLTDEQFLVQDQSPVTPVSTLCAEARETARRLLTHYVKVQGLVISQMLRKSVETRDWLSTLEPRTVRAVMKRVVEDTTAIDVQVGLLYEEGVRKAQSSDSSKRTFSVYSSSRQQGRYAPSYTPSAPMDTSLLSNIQKLFSERIDVFSPVEFNKVSVLTGIIKISLKTLLECVRLRTFGRFGLQQVQVDCHFLQLYLWRFVADEELVHLLLDEVVASAALRCPDPVPMEPSVVEVICERG; encoded by the exons ATGAAGGACCGCCTGTTTTCAACAAGTTTATGGTCCCCGGAAgtgctttcctttccctcccctgccTCACCCCTTTGTGTTGAGGTTGGAGCTATGGCGGCCGCGGCAGCTGTGGGGCCTGGGGACTCCCCAGAAGGTCCCGAGGCGGACGCTCCGGAGCGTCGGCGGAAGGCTCACGGGATGCTGAAGCTTTACTACGGCCTCTCGGAAGGGGAGGCGACGGGACACTCCGCAGGGCCTGACCCTCTCGACCCAACAGATCTCAATGGGGCGCACTTCGACCCGGAAGTTTATCTGGACAAG CTGCGTAGAGAATGTCCTCTGGCCCAGCTGATGGACAGTGAGACGGACATGGTGCGGCAGATCCGGGCCCTAGACAGCGACATGCAGACCCTGGTCTATGAGAACTACAACAAGTTCATCTCAGCTACAG ACACCATCCGAAAGATGAAGAATGACTTCCGGAAAATGGAGGACGAGATGGACCGGCTGGCCACCAACATGGCCGTCATCACCAACTTCAGCGCACGGATCAGCGCCACGCTACAGGACCGACACGAGCGCATCACCAAGCTGGCAG GGGTACACGCACTCCTGCGGAAGCTGCAGTTCCTTTTTGAGCTGCCTTCACGCCTCACCAAGTGTGTGGAGCTGGGTGCCTATGGGCAGGCTGTGCGCTACCAGGGTCGTGCCAGGGCCGTGCTGCAGCAGTACCAGCACCTGCCCTCCTTCCGCGCCATCCAGGATGACTGCCAGGTCATCACAGCCCGCTTGGCCCAGCAGCTGCGGCAGCGCTTCAG GGAAGGCTGCTCAGGTGCCCCGGAGCAGGCCGAGTGCGTGGAGCTGCTGCTGGCCCTAGGGGAGCCCGCTGAGGAGCTGTGCGAGGAGTTCCTGGCGCATGCTCGGGGACGGCTGGAGGAAGAACTGAGCAGCCTGGAGAGCGAGCTGGGGCCCGCCCCTCCAGCGCCTGATGTGTTAGAGTTCACCGACCGCGGTGGCAGTGGCTTTGTGGGTGGCCTCTGCCAGGTGGCAGCAGCCTACCAGGAGCTGTTTGCCACTCAGGGCCCTGCGGGTGCGGAGAAGCTGGCAGCCTTCGCACAGGAGTTGGGTGGCCGCTACTTTGCACTGGTTGAGCGGCGCCTGGCCCAGGAGCAGGGTGGTAGTGACAACTCACTGCTGGTGCGGGCACTAGATCGCTTCCACCGGCGCCTGCGAGCACCTGGGGCCCTGCTGGCCGCCGCTGGGCTTTCAGAGTCGGCCACAGAGATTGTGGAGCGAGTAGCCCGGGAGCGCCTGAGCCACCATCTGCAGGGTCTGAAGGCTGCCTTCCTGAGCTGCCTGACCGATGTTCGCCAGGCCCTGGCAGCACCTCGCCTAGCTGGGAAGGAGGGCCCCAGCCTGGCTGAGTTGCTGGCCAATGTGGCCAGCTCCATCCTGAGCCACATCAAGGCTTCACTGGCCTCTGTGCATCTCTTCACCGCCAAGGAGGTGTCCTTCTCCAATAAGCCCTACTTCAGG GGCGAGTTCTGCAGCCAGGGAGTGCGCGAGGGCCTCATCGTGGGTTTCATCCGCTCCATGTGCCAGACGGCCCAGAGCTTCTGTGACAGCCCCGGAGAAAAGGGAGGCGCCACACCGcctgccctgctgctgctgctctctcGCCTCTGCCTGGATTATGAAACAGCCACCATCTCCTACATCCTCACACTGACTGATGAGCAGTTTCTGGTGCAG GACCAGTCTCCCGTTACACCTGTGAGTACgctgtgtgcagaggccagagagacagCCCGGCGGCTGCTGACTCACTATGTGAAGGTGCAAGGCCTGGTCATATCACAGATGCTACGTAAGAGTGTGGAGACGCGGGACTGGCTCAGTACCCTGGAGCCCCGGACTGTTCGCGCTGTCATGAAGCGTGTGGTGGAGGACACTACAGCTATTGATGTACAG GTGGGGCTCCTGTATGAAGAGGGTGTCCGCAAGGCCCAGAGCAGTGACTCTAGCAAAAGGACCTTCTCCGTGTACAGCAGCTCCCGGCAGCAGGGCCGCTATGCACCCAGCTACACACCCAG tGCTCCGATGGACACAAGCCTCTTGAGCAATATTCAGAAGCTGTTCTCTGAACGAATCGATGTGTTCAGCCCTGTGGAATTCAATAAG GTGTCGGTGCTGACTGGCATCATTAAGATCAGCTTGAAGACGCTACTGGAGTGTGTGCGCCTGCGCACCTTTGGGCGATTCGGGCTGCAGCAGGTGCAGGTGGACTGCCACTTCCTGCAGCTCTACTTGTGGCGCTTTGTGGCTGATGAGGAGCTAGTGCACCTGCTGCTGGACGAAGTAGTAGCTTCAGCTGCCTTGCGCTGTCCCGACCCAGTGCCCATGGAACCTAGTGTTGTCGAGGTCATCTGCGAGCGCGGGTAG
- the Tm7sf2 gene encoding delta(14)-sterol reductase TM7SF2, producing the protein MTSREASQAPLEFGGPLGVTAMLILLPATMFHLLLAARSGPARLLALPTYLPGLEELWSPHALLLLLIWLGLQVALYLLPARKVAEGLELKDKSRLRYPINGFQALVLTALLVGLGLSVGLPLGALPGMLLPLAFVTTLTSFTFSLLLYAKASVAPASALAPGGNSGNAVYDFFLGRELNPRLGSFDFKYFCELRPGLIGWVMINLALLMQEAELRGSPSLAMWLVNGFQLLYVGDALWYEESVLTTMDIIHDGFGFMLVFGDLAWVPFTYSLQAQFLLYHPQPLGLPMALLICLIKAIGYYIFRGANSQKNTFRKNPSDPSVAGLETIPTATGRQLLVSGWWGMVRHPNYLGDLIMALAWSLPCGLSHLLPYFYVLYFTALLVHREARDEQQCLRKYGRAWQEYCKRVPYRIIPYVY; encoded by the exons ATGACTTCTCGTGAGGCCTCCCAGGCCCCACTGGAATTCGGGGGGCCGTTGG GCGTCACGGCTATGctgatcctgctgcctgccaCCATGTTCCACCTGCTCCTGGCGGCCCGCTCGGGCCCGGCGCGCCTCCTGGCCCTACCCACCTATCTGCCTGGCCTGGAGGAGCTGTGGAGCCCACACGCTCTGCTGCTACTGCTCATCTGGCTCGGCCTGCAGGTGGCGCTCTATTTGCTGCCTGCACGCAAG GTGGCCGAAGGGCTGGAGCTGAAGGACAAGAGTCGCCTGCGCTACCCTATTAATG GTTTCCAGGCTCTGGTGCTAACAGCCCTGTTGGTGGGGCTGGGGCTGTCAGTCGGGCTGCCCCTGGGGGCACTCCCTGGAATGCTCCTGCCCTTGGCCTTTGTGACCACCCTCACCAGCTTTACCTTCAGCCTCCTTCTCTATGCAAAGGCTTCGGTGGCTCCTGCCTCGGCCCTGGCTCCTGGGGGAAACTCAG GAAATGCTGTGTATGACTTCTTTCTGGGACGGGAGCTGAACCCTCGCCTCGGTTCCTTTGACTTCAAATATTTCTGTGAGCTGAGACCTGGCCTCATCGGCTGG GTCATGATTAACCTGGCCCTGCTGATGCAGGAGGCGGAGCTTCGGGGAAGCCCTTCACTGGCTATGTGGCTGGTCAATGGCTTCCAGTTGCTGTATGTAGGTGATGCCCTCTGGTATGAG GAGTCTGTCCTCACCACCATGGACATAATACATGATGGTTTTGGCTTCATGCTGGTCTTTGGAGACCTCGCCTGGGTACCATTCACCTACAGCCTGCAGGCCCAGTTCCTGCTGTACCACCCACAGCCTCTGGGGTTGCCCATGGCCTTGCTCATCTGCCTCATTAAGG CCATTGGTTACTACATCTTCCGAGGGGCCAACTCCCAGAAAAACACATTCAGAAAGAATCCTTCTGACCCCAGTGTGGCTG GTCTTGAGACCATCCCTACTGCCACGGGGAGGCAGCTGCTGGTGTCTGGGTGGTGGGGTATGGTCCGACACCCCAACTACCTGGGAGACCTCATCATGGCTCTGGCCTGGTCCTTGCCCTGTG GGTTATCCCATCTGCTGCCCTACTTCTACGTCCTCTACTTCACTGCATTGCTGGTGCACCGCGAGGCCCGGGATGAGCAGCAGTGCCTCCGAAAGTACGGCCGTGCCTGGCAGGAGTACTGCAAACGCGTGCCTTACCGAATCATACCCTATGTCTACTGA
- the Znhit2 gene encoding zinc finger HIT domain-containing protein 2, whose product MEPAGLCGFCPAGEALPARYTCPRCNAPYCSLRCYRTHGACAEDFYRDQVLRELRGRSASPSRLAGALRRLREQREVEDEPEEAGLGPGTRPSGLSGLWERLAPAEKAAFERLLSRGEAGRLLPPWRPWWWGRGTGPRFLEELDHAASRDLVEPEPAPARTALESVDDASAAAAEPLAEDSSAARPPALPVRIPALASLSRSPASPLVRFQLPNVLFAYAHTLALYHGGDDDALLSDFCATLLDVSGALGAQQVFDSTEEALQAAAHVLEAGEHPPGPLGTRGAMQEVARILLGEGPVNQKGYTLTALGHLAQTLGRARKQSVVGEERDRLYRARKKCQFLLAWTNENEAALTPLALDCARAHRAHAVTAEEMATLTGELERLWGGPVPPAPRTLIEELPG is encoded by the coding sequence ATGGAGCCCGCAGGGCTCTGCGGCTTCTGCCCTGCCGGGGAAGCGCTACCAGCGCGCTACACCTGCCCGCGCTGCAACGCTCCCTACTGCTCGCTGCGCTGCTACCGGACGCACGGCGCCTGCGCCGAAGACTTTTACCGCGACCAAGTGCTGCGAGAGCTCCGTGGCCGAAGCGCTTCGCCCAGCCGTCTGGCGGGCGCATTACGACGGCTGCGTGAACAACGCGAGGTCGAGGATGAGCCCGAGGAAGCAGGCCTCGGGCCCGGCACGCGGCCGAGCGGCCTTTCTGGACTTTGGGAACGTTTAGCACCGGCTGAGAAGGCGGCATTCGAGCGACTGCTGAGCCGTGGCGAAGCCGGACGCCTTCTGCCTCCGTGGCGACCCTGGTGGTGGGGCCGCGGCACCGGCCCACGTTTTCTGGAGGAGCTGGATCATGCCGCGAGCAGAGATCTTGTGGAGCCGGAGCCCGCCCCTGCGAGGACCGCGCTGGAATCCGTGGATGATGCCTCTGCCGCTGCCGCGGAGCCACTTGCTGAAGACTCCAGTGCCGCCAGACCGCCCGCATTGCCCGTCCGCATCCCAGCACTGGCCAGTCTGAGCCGCAGCCCAGCATCGCCACTGGTGCGCTTCCAGCTGCCCAATGTGCTGTTTGCCTACGCTCATACTCTCGCCCTGTATCATGGAGGGGACGACGACGCGCTACTCTCTGACTTCTGTGCCACTCTGCTCGATGTTTCTGGGGCCCTGGGAGCCCAGCAAGTCTTTGACTCTACAGAGGAAGCCCTGCAGGCGGCAGCCCACGTTCTGGAAGCAGGCGAACACCCACCTGGGCCCCTGGGTACGCGGGGTGCTATGCAAGAAGTTGCCCGCATCCTGCTAGGCGAGGGTCCTGTCAATCAGAAAGGGTATACTCTGACAGCACTAGGTCACCTAGCTCAGACCCTGGGACGAGCCCGAAAACAGTCTGTGGTTGGTGAAGAGCGAGATCGTCTTTACCGGGCTCGGAAGAAGTGCCAGTTCCTGCTGGCTTGGACCAACGAAAACGAGGCTGCCCTCACACCCCTGGCTTTAGACTGTGCCAGAGCCCACAGAGCCCATGCCGTGACAGCTGAGGAGATGGCAACCCTTACTGGAGAGCTAGAACGACTTTGGGGAGGCCCAGTACCACCTGCTCCAAGGACTCTCATTGAGGAACTCCCGGGCTGA
- the Fau gene encoding FAU ubiquitin-like and ribosomal protein S30 has product MQLFIRAQELHTLEVTGQETVAQIKAHVASLEGIAPEDQVVLLAGSPLEDEATLGQCGVEALTTLEVAGRMLGGKVHGSLARAGKVRGQTPKVAKQEKKKKKTGRAKRRMQYNRRFVNVVPTFGKKKGPNANS; this is encoded by the exons ATGCAGCTCTTTATCCGCGCCCAGGAACTACACACCCTCGAGGTGACCGGCCAGGAGACGGTCGCCCAGATCAAA GCTCATGTGGCCTCACTGGAAGGTATCGCCCCCGAAGACCAAGTCGTGCTTTTGGCAGGCTCGCCGCTGGAGGATGAGGCCACCCTAGGCCAGTGTGGTGTCGAGGCCCTGACGACTCTGGAAGTAGCTGGCCGCATGCTGGGAG GTAAAGTTCATGGTTCCCTGGCTCGTGCTGGGAAAGTGAGAGGTCAGACTCCCAAG GTGGccaaacaggaaaagaagaagaagaagacaggccGGGCCAAGAGGCGAATGCAGTACAACCGGCGCTTTGTCAATGTTGTGCCCACCTTTGGCAAGAAGAAGGGTCCCAATGCTAATTCCTAA
- the Mrpl49 gene encoding 39S ribosomal protein L49, mitochondrial: MAATVFRVALQDWRSCVRWSYGRRQLSQTQGPPDNPSFVESEDEYQFVERLFPPTKIPEPPKHKHYPTPSGWQPPRDPLPSLPYFVRRSRMHNIPVYKQITHGNRQMTLIRKVEGDIWALQKDVEEFLSPLLGKTPVTQVNEVTGTLRIKGYFDEQLKAWLLEKGF; the protein is encoded by the exons ATGGCGGCAACTGTGTTCCGAGTCGCTTTGCAGGACTGGAGGAGCTGCGTCCGGTGGAGCTACGGGCGACGGCAGCTG AGCCAGACCCAGGGCCCTCCTGATAACCCCAGCTTTGTGGAGTCTGAGGATGAATACCAATTTGTGGAGCGCCTGTTCCCCCCTACCAAAATCCCAGAGCCACCAAAACATAAACATTATCCCACTCCTAGTGGTTGGCAGCCTCCCAGAG ATCCCCTTCCCAGCTTGCCCTATTTTGTTCGTCGCTCTCGGATGCACAACATCCCTGTCTACAAGCAGATCACACACGGGAACCGACAGATGACCTTGATTCGGAAGGTGGAGGGTGACATCTGG GCTTTACAGAAGGATGTGGAAGAATTTTTGAGCCCACTGCTGGGAAAGACACCTGTCACCCAGGTTAATGAGGTGACAGGTACTCTGCGAATCAAGGGCTACTTTGATGAGCAACTTAAAGCCTGGCTTCTTGAGAAGGGCTTCTGA